The Anastrepha ludens isolate Willacy chromosome X, idAnaLude1.1, whole genome shotgun sequence genome includes a window with the following:
- the LOC128870423 gene encoding protein Gawky isoform X2 has protein sequence MIQLNSDNRLNQIKCDSSNDIMQPGQSNSNNGGTSNNNNSSTNNTKTNNSSSCNSGTSGPNSNNNNGGISTGSVGLVGGGTSAAAAKNQLEQLNTMREALFSQDGWGCQHVNQDTNWEVPSSPEPTNKDPSGGPTMWKPTINNGTDLWELNLRNGGQPPTQPVQKTPWGHTPSSNLGGTWGEDDDGADSSSVWTGSSNNPSTAGVVGVTGVSSTGVGANGPGNGPQWGQSSVGVGVGAAANATGTPSVNVGSVSVVGGPAGGPGVNVPGSVNAAAANNSAGNNWSDSREMSSGAVSGAIAMRGVDPRDQMRGTAAEPRELRMLDPRDPIRGDPRGISGRLNGTSEMWGQHHSIAHNQIPALNKIVGPGVSVGSGVSTGAVVTGGGVAGLGAGGVNAINAGGVSGSVNAHWGASSAIVGPKDISSMTGKVTGWEEPSPPPQRRNIPNYDDGTSLWGQQSRVPSGSHWKDISDPMNRHLTRNTVGNQNTPNTVAGLGSGSGNGLGNNQGVLNAPVVGGNTNNSISSVGPPGRLGSGVGPGIAVNQHKPDNNMWVHASNPNVNVRNAASWGDEANHNMGPNSGVNWMDDKTSAGIGQLGVSVGGTNSWNDPSASWNKNQNKMAGGATGWGTGGGNDGADLSSDWSAHGGIVGKTQQKIGGVNVNITNLNTDVIKQSKQYRVLVENGFKKEDVERALISANMNIEEAADLLRANATMSMDWRRHEDPLGSYADHPNPGGSFPGRYPPTATQPTMPFPPNILNNMSGNTVSASGNNSNLAALNSIQPLPVQKYLNSAPHNVASGPQTMNPAVAFGQGVANVTAAVNAASNSTSQPSTQQLRVLVQQIQLAVHSGYLSSQILSEPLPSSMLVLLYQLLTNIKHLQAAQQSLTRGGNNANNSQISYAIAKYKQQIQNLQNQINAQQAFILKQKQQSMPQNAQHSAAHVNSSNLEYIRGQHDAINALQSNFSEMNLAKHSGYPTGPNSQSKLINQWKLPEKDITSESTDFSRAPGASKQNLNASGNTMGPLGLQNDGTWSTGRSIGDGWPDSSTETENKDWSVAQPTPAATYTDLVQEFEPGKPWKGSQIKSIEDDPSITPGSVARSPLSINSTPKEADIFANPSKSSPTDLTPLSLSSSTWSFNPSSSNQNFQSPQQCTPSELWASSMNKTSRGPPPGLGSGNGAGVSGTGVQSVTNSSSVVAGSSNGWIVTGGRGVPNNNSGWTTSNSGWNSTWLLLKNLTAQIDGSTLRTLCMQHGPLANFHLYLNQGIALCKYATREEANKAQMTLNNCVLGSTTICAESPSENEVQSILQHLPQTSNSVSGSGLTGNGGNSSNPASNSGGSVAGGNGSLSSNSGNNNGGPCNNVGGVSGGNGNCSMANHSVVSGSGGNGCGSNAMNNGSTGGNGNSGNNQSQPSSGACSSNGGKSGNSNIPSGNSSSNATSNSVVGNNSVVAAPAWRQTQSQPRPSGRDEYDYISKFVCSIVDD, from the exons CCTGGACAAAGCAACAGTAATAACGGTGGGACcagtaataacaataacagtAGCACTAATAATACTAAGACAAATAACAGTAGCAGCTGTAACTCTGGCACAAGTGGTCCGAAttcgaataataataatggtgGCATTAGCACGGGCAGTGTTGGATTAGTTGGTGGTGGTACTTCTGCAGCAGCTGCTAAAAATCAATTAGAACAATTGAACACAATGCGAGAGGCGCTTTTTTCTCAGGATGGTTGGGGTTGCCAGCACGTTAATCAGGACACGAATTGGGAAGTGCCTAGTTCACCTGAGCCAACAAACAAAGATCCATCTGGTGGACCAACGATGTGGAAACCTACTATAAATAATGGAACTGACCTATGGGAATTAAATTTACGCAACGGTGGTCAGCCACCAACTCAACCAGTTCAAAAGACACCATGGGGTCATACACCATCGTCGAATTTAGGTGGAACATGGGGAGAAGACGATGACGGTGCGGACAGTAGCAGCGTTTGGACTGGTTCATCAAATAATCCATCAACTGCAGGTGTTGTGGGTGTAACTGGAGTTAGTTCGACGGGTGTAGGTGCCAATGGTCCTGGAAATGGGCCGCAATGGGGTCAAAGCTCTGTAGGTGTCGGCGTCGGTGCAGCTGCTAATGCTACAGGAACGCCATCTGTAAACGTAGGCAGTGTGTCTGTCGTAG GTGGTCCTGCCGGTGGCCCTGGCGTAAATGTGCCTGGTAGTGTAAATGCGGCGGCAGCCAATAATTCTGCTGGTAATAATTGGAGTGATTCACGTGAAATGAGTAGTGGGGCTGTGAGCGGTGCAATAGCTATGCGTGGAGTTGACCCACGTGATCAAATGCGAGGTACAGCTGCTGAGCCTCGGGAGTTACGCATGTTAGATCCTCGTGACCCCATACGTGGTGATCCTCGAGGAATTTCGGGGCGTTTAAATGGCACGTCGGAAATGTGGGGACAACACCATTCTATAGCACATAATCAAATACCCGCACTAAATAAAATAGTGGGACCCGGGGTTAGCGTAGGCTCCGGTGTGTCTACTGGTGCTGTAGTTACCGGAGGAGGGGTAGCTGGTTTAGGAGCAGGTGGGGTCAATGCCATAAATGCGGGCGGTGTAAGTGGTAGTGTTAATGCCCATTGGGGCGCATCTTCAGCGATTGTTGGACcaaaagatatttcttcaatgaCAGGTAAAGTCACTGGGTGGGAGGAGCCATCGCCTCCACCGCAGCGACGTAATATACCTAACTATGACGACGGAACATCTTTATGGGGACAGCAGTCTCGAGTACCTAGTGGTTCTCATTGGAAAGATATTTCTGATCCAATGAATAGACATTTAACGCGAAATACAGTAGGTAACCAGAATACGCCAAATACGGTAGCTGGCCTTGGTAGCGGATCCGGAAATGGATTGGGAAACAACCAAGGGGTACTAAATGCACCAGTCGTTGGTGGTAATACGAACAATTCCATAAGCAGTGTTGGTCCTCCAGGACGGCTTGGTTCTGGTGTAGGACCTGGTATTGCTGTCAATCAGCATAAACCGGATAATAACATGTGGGTACATGCAAGCAATCCAAATGTGAATGTCCGTAATGCGGCATCATGGGGTGATGAAGCAAACCACAATATGGGCCCAAACTCTGGTGTTAATTGGATGGATGATAAAACGAGTGCAGGTATAGGACAATTGGGTGTCAGCGTTGGTGGCACTAACTCTTGGAATGATCCATCTGCATCTtggaacaaaaatcaaaataaaatggcaGGTGGTGCGACGGGATGGGGTACGGGTGGAGGTAATGATGGTGCCGATCTGTCATCGGACTGGAGTGCTCACGGCGGCATTGTAGGaaaaactcaacaaaaaatAGGAGGCGTTAATGTTAACATTACTAACTTGAATACAGATGTGATCAAACAGAGTAAACAATATCGTGTACTTGTGGAAAATGGCTTTAAAAAGGAGGATGTGGAACGAGCTCTAATTAGCGCCAATATGAACATTGAAGAAGCCGCGGATTTACTCCGGGCTAATGCCACAATGTCAATGGATTGGAGAAGACACGAAGACCCCCTTGGCTCATATGCTGATCATCCTAATCCTGGTGGTAGCTTCCCAGGACGCTACCCACCAACGGCCACTCAGCCCACTATGCCATTCCCTCCG aatATCTTAAACAATATGAGCGGTAACACTGTTAGTGCCAGCGGCAATAATTCAAATCTAGCAGCGCTCAATTCGATACAGCCACTTCCAGTGCAAAAGTATCTAAATTCAGCTCCACACAATGTTGCAAGTGGACCGCAGACCATGAATCCTGCTGTGGCTTTCGGACAGGGAGTTGCTAATGTTACTGCGGCTGTGAATGCAGCTTCAAATAGTACCAGCCAGCCATCCACTCAACAGTTACGCGTTCTTGTACAGCAAATCCAGTTAGCTGTTCATAGTGGTTACCTATCCAGCCAAATTTTATCAGAGCCTTTGCCATCCTCAATGCTTGTACTTTTATATcaattattaacaaatattaaa CACCTTCAAGCGGCACAGCAGTCCTTGACACGTGGTGGCAACAATGCAAATAATTCACAAATAAGTTATGCTATTGCCAAATATAAACAGCAAatccaaaatttacaaaatcaaataaacgcACAACAGGCGTTCATACTGAAACAGAAGCAGCAGTCCATGCCGCAAAACGCGCAGCATTCTGCAGCACATGTCAACAGTTCGAACCTAGAATATATTAGAGGGCAGCATGATGCCATAAATGCTTTACAGAGCAACTTTTCAGAAATGAACTTGGCTAAG cATAGTGGCTATCCAACTGGTCCAAATTCGCAGTCAAAACTTATAAACCAGTGGAAACTTCCGGAAAAGGATATAACGTCTGAAAGTACAGATTTTTCTCGGGCACCGGGAGCATCCAAACAAAACTTAAACGCTTCTGGGAATACTATGGGCCCCCTAGGTCTACAAAATGATGG CACTTGGTCGACTGGGCGAAGTATTGGCGACGGTTGGCCAGACTCATCTACAGAAACTGAGAATAAAGACTGGTCCGTTGCACAACCTACGCCTGCTGCGACGTACACTGATTTAGTTCAGGAGTTTGAACCAGGAAAACCGTGGAAG GGCTCGCAGATTAAGAGTATAGAAGACGATCCTAGTATAACTCCTGGCAGTGTAGCTAGATCTCCATTGTCTATTAATTCGACGCCAAAAGAAGCTGATATTTTTGCGAACCCTAGCAAAAGTTCACCGACTGATTTAACACCATTAAGCTTATCCTCATCGACATGGAGCTTTAATCCATCATCAAGCAATCAAAACTTTCAAAG TCCGCAACAATGCACCCCCTCGGAATTATGGGCCAGTTCAATGAACAAGACATCGCGGGGTCCACCACCCGGTTTGGGTTCAGGCAACGGAGCAGGCGTATCAGGAACTGGCGTACAATCCGTTACAAATTCCTCCTCCGTAGTTGCTGGCAGTTCAAATGGATGGATCGTTACTGGTGGCCGTGGAGTTCCCAATAACAATTCTGGTTGGACTACGTCGAATTCAGGGTGGAATTCTACATGGTTactactcaaaaatttaaccgCACAG ATTGATGGTTCAACATTACGTACCTTATGTATGCAGCATGGCCCACTTGctaattttcacttatatttaaATCAAGGAATTGCCTTATGTAAATATGCAACACGTGAGGAAGCAAACAAAGCCCAAATGACATTGAATAACTGTGTTCTCGGTAGCACTACAATTTGTGCAGAGTCACCGAGTGAAAATGAAGTTCAAAGTATTTTACAGCATTTGCCTCAGACGTCTAACAGTGTTTCCGGGTCTGGTTTAACGGGAAATGGCGGTAATTCGAGCAACCCTGCGTCGAATAGTGGTGGGAGTGTTGCAGGAGGAAATGGTTCTCTATCTTCTAACAGTGGTAATAATAATGGAGGCCCCTGCAATAATGTTGGTGGTGTGAGTGGTGGCAATGGTAACTGCAGCATGGCTAACCATTCGGTGGTGAGCGGCTCGGGCGGTAATGGATGCGGAAGTAATGCGATGAATAATGGTAGCACTGGAGGCAATGGCAACAGTGGAAACAATCAAAGTCAACCTAGTTCTGGTGCTTGCAGTTCGAACGGTGGTAAAAGTGGAAATAGTAATATTCCTAGCGGAAATAGCAGTTCAAATGCAACATCAAATAGTGTTGTCGGAAATAATAGCGTTGTGGCTGCCCCTGCATGGCGTCAAACACAAAGTCAGCCAAGACCATCTGGTAGGGATGAATATGATTatatttcgaaatttgtttGTTCTATTGTGGATGACTAA